A DNA window from Microbacterium sp. CGR2 contains the following coding sequences:
- a CDS encoding glycosyltransferase family 2 protein: protein MKRRGFDHTGAPLSLSVVIPVKDDAEHLRACLAALSRQTRVPDEIIMVDNGSSDGSAAVAQSFGATVVPCAQPGVPAASARGYDAATGDVILRLDADCVPGDGWVEMVERAFAQHPHVSVYTGGARFIDGPPALRAPLATVYLGSYALVCATTLGHLPVFGSNLAFRRSAWLDVRSRVHSDDPELHDDLDLAFHLGERHSIRLLPHTQMGISMRPFMDGSAFARRVLRGFRTVIVHWPQDFPPVRWVRLALRRLLHRLGVPTPAAVRR, encoded by the coding sequence ATGAAGAGACGCGGATTCGACCACACCGGGGCACCGCTCTCGCTGTCCGTGGTGATCCCGGTCAAAGACGATGCCGAGCACCTTCGCGCATGTCTCGCCGCCCTCAGCAGGCAGACCCGCGTCCCCGACGAGATCATCATGGTCGACAACGGCTCGAGCGACGGGTCGGCGGCGGTTGCGCAGAGCTTCGGTGCCACCGTCGTGCCGTGCGCGCAGCCCGGCGTGCCGGCGGCGAGCGCCCGCGGGTACGACGCCGCCACGGGTGATGTCATCCTGCGGCTCGACGCCGACTGCGTCCCCGGCGACGGATGGGTCGAGATGGTGGAGCGTGCTTTCGCGCAGCATCCACACGTCTCCGTCTATACGGGAGGCGCCCGTTTCATCGACGGCCCTCCCGCCCTGCGCGCCCCGCTCGCCACCGTGTATCTGGGCTCCTACGCTCTGGTCTGCGCGACGACCCTCGGCCACCTGCCGGTCTTCGGCTCGAACCTGGCGTTCCGGCGCTCTGCGTGGCTCGACGTCCGATCGCGGGTGCACAGTGACGACCCTGAACTGCACGACGACCTCGATCTCGCCTTTCACCTCGGCGAGCGCCACAGCATCCGACTTCTCCCGCACACGCAGATGGGCATCTCGATGCGGCCGTTCATGGACGGGAGCGCGTTCGCCCGTCGGGTTCTCCGCGGCTTCCGCACCGTGATCGTGCATTGGCCGCAGGACTTCCCTCCGGTGCGGTGGGTGCGACTCGCACTGCGTCGCCTTCTCCACCGTCTCGGCGTGCCCACTCCGGCAGCGGTGCGACGGTGA